The DNA region TCCTACTTCGAGTGGGTGCAGGACAACATGAAGTTCTTCTGGACCGAGGAGGAGGTGAACCAGAAGCTCTCCCAGGTGATGGTCTCCGCCTTCGAGGAGGTCTATGCCGTAGCCCGGGAGAAAAACCT from Clostridia bacterium includes:
- a CDS encoding glutamate dehydrogenase; amino-acid sequence: SYFEWVQDNMKFFWTEEEVNQKLSQVMVSAFEEVYAVAREKNLDLRTAAYVLSVGRVAQANRIRGMYP